From Rhodovibrio salinarum DSM 9154:
CCGGCGTCATGTAGCCGTTACCCGTCACGTCGGTGTCGTACGTGCCCGCCCAATCGTTGTAGAGCGTCTCGACCGCGTCCTGCGCCGTCGTGCGGTAGACTTTGTCAAAGAAGTCGCTTGCCATGCAGGTGAGGCTACCCCGCCCGCGGTGCGAGGTCTAGCGCGCCTTCTCGCTCAGCGGAGCTTCGGTCACCAGGGCCAGCAGGTCGCGCAGGGAGAGCATGGCGAACGGTTCGCCGCTGGCGTCGACCACGGGCAGGTGCCGAAAGCCGCCGTCGCGCATCCGGGCCACGGCTGTCTCCACCGGGTCGTCGACGGTGATGGTCGCGACCTCGGTGGTCATCACCTCCGCCACGGCGGTCGCCGTGGCATCCCGTCCCGCGGCGGCGACCTTCACCAGCAGGTCGCGTTCGGTGAAGATCCCGGACATGCTGCCATCCTTGACGGCGACCACCGCGCCGATCCGCTGAGCCGCCATCAGCGTTGCGGCTTCCGCGACGGTCAACTGGTCGTTCACCACTGCAAGCGCGCGGTGCTCGTGCATGCCGGGAACGTCGGCGATCCGCATGAGGGCTCCTTGTAGGCGAGCGCGTGGTTCGACGGGCCATCTCTCGTCGTAAAACTAGGGCGTGTATGCGA
This genomic window contains:
- a CDS encoding CBS domain-containing protein encodes the protein MRIADVPGMHEHRALAVVNDQLTVAEAATLMAAQRIGAVVAVKDGSMSGIFTERDLLVKVAAAGRDATATAVAEVMTTEVATITVDDPVETAVARMRDGGFRHLPVVDASGEPFAMLSLRDLLALVTEAPLSEKAR